TCAGGGAGCTTTGAGGAACCAAACAGCACCACTACTATTATTAAGATCAACATTAATTCAGGTGTTCCCAGTCCAAACATATTGTAACCTCCTTTTCTTAATACGGCCGGGGTGGCTCACCCCTTGTTTATTATACTCTATTTCAAAGACAATCCTCAATTTCTTTCAGGTTTTCTAATGTGTTTATATTTATAAAACAATTATTTTTACAATTACCCACTGTAAAATCCGACCCATCAATGTACTTAGTATTTATCTCTTTTAATAAAATTTTCAAGGACTTTTGTCCGCCCTTAAGAGATTTTTCCATGACAGGCAAGACAGCCTTATTATAAATGGCAAAAAGCGGCTCAGGCACTCCCTCACATAACGGTACAACAGCATCAAAATCAGGATTGTCATGTGCGTAGCGAATCATCAGTTCCACAGCCTCTTTTTCAATAAAAGGCATATCACAGGCAGCCACAAACATATTATCATAGTTGCAGTTTAACAGACACGAAAAAATACCGGTCATAGGTCCCCTTATATCATAAACGTCTCCAATTAGCGCAACAGGTTTGTGTTCATAAAGCGGTGCAATAGAAAAATATATTTCAGGATTGTTTGTACTTAACAAGACCTCTGTAAAACACTCATTGAATAGTCTTAGTGTTTTCTCCATGATGGTTGTGCCGCCGATTTTTATGAGCCCTTTAGGATATGGAAAGCGGCTGTTTTCACCGCCAGACAGTAGTGCACCGGCCATCTTATGAGTCACTTGTAAAAAACCTCCCTCAGATATTAATAATCACTTAAGAAGCCCAAGGTTATAAGCAGCCTCCTCGTAATTGGGTTTTAGTCTAAGAGCCTCTTCATATTGTATCTTTGCCTCAGCAACTCTGCCCACACGAGCAAAGGCTGTGCCCAAATTATTATGTGCTTCTGCAAAATCTGGTTTCAGTTTAACTGCAAGTGTGTATTGCGCCACAGCATCGTTGAGGTTTCCTGTTTCATCGTAGCAATTTCCGAGGTTATTGTGAGCCTCGGCAAAATCAGGTTTCAGTGCTATCGCCCTCTGATAGTGGCTTATGGCTTCAGGGAAACGTCTGAGTTTAAAGTACAGATTCCCCAGATTATTATAAGTTGCCTCATACAAGGGGTCAATGCGTACAGCTTTTTCAAAGTCGTTTAAAGCTATATCAAACCGGCCCTCTGCCGCATATAACAGAGCATCATTATTGATGGCTTCAACAAAGTCAGGCTTCAGGGCCAGCGCTAAAGCATAGTATTTATGCGCTTTTGTGTTTTCTCCCTGTTTCTTAAAGAGAGTGCCTACATTATTGAGAGCCTCAGGGAAATTAGGTTTCAATTTTATAGCCTCAAGGTAGTACTTTTCAGCTAAAGCGTTATTTCCGAGTTTTTCGTAAGCTCTGCCCATATTATAATATGCACCAAAATATGACGGCATCAACCTCAGGGCTATTTCATATTCCTTGATGGCTTTCTCAAAATCTCCCCTTAGAAGATAAGCATTTCCAAGGCTGTTGTGCGGGCGAACTTTAAGGGGACTCTTTTTTGCTGCATCCTCCCAAATCAATACTCCATCTTGCCACAATGAATTCCTCTTATAAGTTAAAACACCTAATAAGACCAACAGAATCAACGCCAAAACACCAGATACGTTATAAGTATTTTTTTTCATTTTTTCCGACAGAAAAATTAAACCGGCTGAAAAAGACATTAAAAAACCTATTGACGGTAAATACAGTCTATGTTCAAAAATAACGTCTGCAATAGGAATTACAGATGATTCTGGCAGAAGGGTTATAAAAAACCAAAATATTCCAAAACTAATGAGTCTTATTACAGGATTTCTCCCTGATTTTTTAAATAGATAAAATGAAAATAAAACAATACCTGAAAGAAATAAAAAAGAGAAAAATACCTGTGGATTGAAGAGAGTCTTATAGACTGGGAAATCGTAATCAAAATTTTGTCCAACAGGCACAAAAAGAAGCCTTATATAACTCACAATAACCCTGAACTGGGTTAACAGATAGTGTTTAGAGGTGATCACTCCGTGGCTTCCGATAAAGAGGTTTTCACTGAGAAGTGACTCATCGGAATGTCTGGCATTACTACTCAGAATAGTCAACGGAACGATGAGAGTCAACAAGAGAAACGGCAAGACATTGAATATTTTCCTTTTAATACTGCCGCCAAAAAAAACAGTGTCAATTAAAAAAATTAAAAGAGGAATAATAACAGCTAATTCCTTTGTTTTTATTGAAAGCAGCATAAAAAAAAGAGGCAGCACATAACCCATAAACACTTTAGGCCGGTTATAGTTATTTAATCTTGCCCTGATGTAAAAAAACAGAGAAAGCAAACAAAAAAAAGCAGCCAGAGATGAGAACCGTTGAACTATATAAGTAATTGACTGAGTTTCAATCGGATGTAAACCAAAAAATAGGGCGGAAAGGAAGGGTAAAAAACTAAAATCAGTTCTGCACTCATGTATTTCTTCTTTAGAAAAGTAAGGTGTCTTTAATATAATCTTTAGCAAAAAAAATACTAAAACAGTGTTTAAAATATGAATTGCTACATTTGTTATGTGGTATGCTTTGACATCAGTACCTGAGAAGTGATAGTTTATACCAAAAGACAGATAACCTATAAAACGTGACCTGAATTCCGTCTCCATGTTGCCTTGACCAACACGGAGCGGATTTAAAAAATTTCTGTAATCCTTAATTATGTTATTGTCAGTAATATTTACAAAATCATCAAGCATAAACGGTACATTGAAGGTGTTAGAATAGGCAAGAAATACAAGAGACACCAGTGCTAGTACCTGAATATAGACGTTTTGCGTAAACCTTACACCAAGCCGCATTCAATCGCCTAATTTTGTTGGCATCGTCTAAAACTCCTCAACGTCTCCCCTAAAAGGGGAATCCCCTGTAAGGGGAGGCGTCGTTTTCTCCTTGCCGCCAAGGGGAATCCCCTTGGGGACGCTTCTGACTGCTACTTGGTATTACAATTTCAGAGAAAACATTCATTGTAACGATATTGTACTTTTTATTGGAAACTTTTTTCCATATGGCATCCTGTGATAGTTATCGCTTAAGAAGTCCAAGGTTATAAGCGGCCTCCCCGTAATTTGGTTTTAATTTGAGCGCCTCATCATATTGCTGCCTTGCCTCAGAGACTCTTCCCACACGGGCATAGGCCGTTCCAAGATTATTATGAGCCTCGGCAAAGTCGGGTTTTAGTCTAACAGCAAGAGTGTATTGAGTTATAGCTTCTGTAAGGTCTCCTGTTTCATCATAACAATTTCCGAGGTTATTATGAGCCTCGGCAAAATCAGGGTTCAGTACTATCGCCCTCTGATAGTGGCTTATGGCTTCAGGAAAACGTCTGAGTTTAAAGTATAAATTCCCAAGGTTATTATAAGTTGCCTCATACGAGGGGTCAACTCGTAAAGCCTTCTGGTATCGTTGCATAGCTGCATCAAATTTTCCGGCAGATTCGTACATCTGGCCGATATTGTTAATTGCCTCAGGAAAATCAGGTTTCAATGCAACAGCCTTTGAGTAATATGAAAAAGCAAGTGGTTTGTCTCCTCTTTTTTCATAGATACCAGCAAGATTGTTAAATGCCTCGGCAAAGTCAGGTTTTAACCTTATAGACTCTACATATTGTTTTTCTGCCAAATCAGTTCTTTTTAACTTCTCATACGCCTTACCAAGGTTGTATCTTGCCTCGTAGTACACAGGCTTTAACCTTACAGCTTCAATGTATTCTTTAAGGGCGGCATCAATTTGTCCGTTAGCAAACAGTGCGTTGCCAAAATTATTGTGAGGACGGGCTTTCCCCGGGCTTTTTAGCGCCGTATCCTGCCAAAGAGTTACACTGTTGCCCCATACTGAATTTCTCTTGTAAGTTAACACCAAAAGTATTAAGGTTATTACGGCTGTCAATATGATTAAATATTTTTTAAGGCCAGAGTTTTTCCTTTCCAACTTTGCCGTCAAATATGAGACCCCCATAAGCACCGTCAGAAACAACCCAACAGAGGGTAAATACAATCTGTGTTCAAAGATTACGTCCGCTATAGGTATGACTGAGGATTCAACTGAGAGAGCCAGAAAAAACCATAAAATACCAAATCCTGCCAATTTTGCTATCGGATGGGATTTTGATATTTTATACAAGTAGAGAGCAAATAAGAAAATCCCCAAAAGCAGCAAAAACGAAAGCAGAACTCTCAGGTTAAAAAAACTCTTAAAAACAGGAAAATCATAATCAAGGTTTTGCCCAATTGGTAAACACAAGAGCTTCAGATACCTGACAATAACAGGAAATTGCGTACGGAGATAGTCGCCGCGTGAGATTTCATCGTAACTTACAACTGATAAGCTCTCAGCTAAAGCCCCTCCGGTTTTAGCTGAACCACCGTACAAAGTTAATGGAATTATTATAAGAGTTAAATAAAATGGGAAAAGGTTTTTAAGTTTTCTTTTGAAATTATCAGTAAAAAACGAAAACTCTATGAGAGTAAGCATAAAGGGCAGGGTAAATGCAGTTTCTTTGGTCTTCATAGCGAGCACTGCGGAAATGGCAGAAAGCGCATAATAAAAGAAACGTTTCTTAGATGTGCTGACTCTCGCAGTAATGTATAAAACCACTGCTGCGAGATAAAAAAGTGAGCAGAGGGAGGTTAGCCTCTGAACTATGTATGTAACTGCCTGTGTTTGAACCGGATGCAGAGCAAAAACCATTGCCGTCAGAAACGGTAAATATTTGTAAGCAGCGATGTCTTTGCAGTTATCAGAAAAGAGTGGCGTATTGAGTAATAACTTTACCAAAATAAGTACAAGCAATGAATTAACCATATGCACGGCAATATTAAACACGTGGTAGCTAAAAACATCAGCGCCAGAAATCCAATAGTTGAGGGCAAACGTGAAGTATCCGGCAAAGCGTGATTTAAACCCATACTCCATAGTCCCTGAACCTATAGCAAAAGGGTTAATGAAATTCCTGTAGTCTTTAATCAGAGCATTGTTTATGATGTTACCGGCATCATCCATCTGAAAAGGAACGTTGAGGGTGTTTGAATAGGCAGCAAACGCCAGTGTTAATATTAAAACAGCCTGAAGTGTTTTATTTCTTTTTAGTTTTTCTGATATGTTTTTCATGCCGTTCATATTTAATCTCAAATTTGACTTAAAAAGGTTAATGTAAGAAGCAAGGTATTTTCACGTTTCATCTTACTATATCAAAACAAACCGATTACGACATAATACACAGCAGATGATACAAGCCCGCCCACAGTGGATGATAAAAACATCGCAAGCCCTCTGCCCATCCCATTTCTTACAAAAACCACGTTAAGCCATATAAATGATATAGAGCCGGTTATAAAAGCCAATATAAAAGCCGTTGTTGACATAACCTTTGGTCTCAGACGCATCCTTTGTAGAAATAACTGTCTGCTATTATATAGAGTTAAATTTTAAATTTCAATCCTTTAAAATCAGCTCTGACGCTGACACCTCGTGTTTTTTCAAAAGACGTGAAAACTCTGAAGCTGAAATCCTTTTCTTTATAAAAAACCTCTTGGTCAACATTAAAGGAATTTTCAGTATTGCTACACCATATGCCTTTAAAAACATTAGAACCATGGCTGAGGCACTCGCTCCCTCGGCAAACCTTGCAGTGCTTCCTCTTTTGGTTATAATGGAATATGCCTGATATAAATATCGCTTAAAAGTGTAAAAAGGCGAGCCGATTATAAATTCCAGAGGGAAATTTTTAACTGCTACCCAAATCCGGTTTCTTTCAACAAGAAACGCCTTAAACAGGGAATATTTACCTCCGGTTTCGGAATACTTGTGGTACACCACGGCATCCGGACTGTACACAGCGCCCCAGCCGGCAATCCTGCATCTTAGTCCCAAATCCACATCCTCGCAGTAGGCAAAGAAATCCTCATCAAGAAGGCCAATATCATCAAGCATTTTCCGCCTTATGAGGCAGGCACAGCCGCTTGGATAAAGGATTTCGGTTCTGTCGTCATACTGCCCCGCATCGGTCTCTCCTCTGCCCCTTTGACGTCCTATGCCATCAGGATAAATTAACATTCCTGTAGAGTCTATTGTTGTTTTATCAAGTAGAATTTTAGAGGCCACCATCCCAGTTTCTTCCTCACTGTTCATTACTTCAAAAAGGGCGGAAAGCCATTGAGGGGAGACCTCTGTGTCGTTATTTAAGAGTGCGATAAAGGGGCTTTCTGAGGCTTTAATCGCAGCATTACAGGCATGTGAAAAACCGGTGTTTTCATTAAAGGAAATCAGTCTTATTTCTGGAAAGTTTTCCTTAATAAAATCGACTGAGCCGTCAGTTGAGCCGTTATCCACAACAATTGTCTCAAAACTTTTGTAAGTCTGGTTTCTCAGAGAGTTAAGGCAATCACCAAGATACACAAGCCCATTGTAGTTAGGAATTATCACTGTGATGTTTTTCAACATCGTCTCTTTGGCACTGATGAGATGTCAATGTTTATGGCCTGAAGGAGCATTTGAAATGATACGATAATTGGCAACGCTGTAAGCATTATAGTGCCGGGAGAGCGGATAAGTCCGGTAAGGGATGACTGTACCCATTCATAAAGCCCCAAAGATACGCCAAACAGAAACATTGGAATCCCTAAAAGCATATACACAGAGGCCATATTGAAATCATA
The Nitrospirota bacterium genome window above contains:
- a CDS encoding tetratricopeptide repeat protein: MRLGVRFTQNVYIQVLALVSLVFLAYSNTFNVPFMLDDFVNITDNNIIKDYRNFLNPLRVGQGNMETEFRSRFIGYLSFGINYHFSGTDVKAYHITNVAIHILNTVLVFFLLKIILKTPYFSKEEIHECRTDFSFLPFLSALFFGLHPIETQSITYIVQRFSSLAAFFCLLSLFFYIRARLNNYNRPKVFMGYVLPLFFMLLSIKTKELAVIIPLLIFLIDTVFFGGSIKRKIFNVLPFLLLTLIVPLTILSSNARHSDESLLSENLFIGSHGVITSKHYLLTQFRVIVSYIRLLFVPVGQNFDYDFPVYKTLFNPQVFFSFLFLSGIVLFSFYLFKKSGRNPVIRLISFGIFWFFITLLPESSVIPIADVIFEHRLYLPSIGFLMSFSAGLIFLSEKMKKNTYNVSGVLALILLVLLGVLTYKRNSLWQDGVLIWEDAAKKSPLKVRPHNSLGNAYLLRGDFEKAIKEYEIALRLMPSYFGAYYNMGRAYEKLGNNALAEKYYLEAIKLKPNFPEALNNVGTLFKKQGENTKAHKYYALALALKPDFVEAINNDALLYAAEGRFDIALNDFEKAVRIDPLYEATYNNLGNLYFKLRRFPEAISHYQRAIALKPDFAEAHNNLGNCYDETGNLNDAVAQYTLAVKLKPDFAEAHNNLGTAFARVGRVAEAKIQYEEALRLKPNYEEAAYNLGLLK
- a CDS encoding glycosyltransferase family 2 protein, whose protein sequence is MLKNITVIIPNYNGLVYLGDCLNSLRNQTYKSFETIVVDNGSTDGSVDFIKENFPEIRLISFNENTGFSHACNAAIKASESPFIALLNNDTEVSPQWLSALFEVMNSEEETGMVASKILLDKTTIDSTGMLIYPDGIGRQRGRGETDAGQYDDRTEILYPSGCACLIRRKMLDDIGLLDEDFFAYCEDVDLGLRCRIAGWGAVYSPDAVVYHKYSETGGKYSLFKAFLVERNRIWVAVKNFPLEFIIGSPFYTFKRYLYQAYSIITKRGSTARFAEGASASAMVLMFLKAYGVAILKIPLMLTKRFFIKKRISASEFSRLLKKHEVSASELILKD
- a CDS encoding molybdenum cofactor guanylyltransferase produces the protein MTHKMAGALLSGGENSRFPYPKGLIKIGGTTIMEKTLRLFNECFTEVLLSTNNPEIYFSIAPLYEHKPVALIGDVYDIRGPMTGIFSCLLNCNYDNMFVAACDMPFIEKEAVELMIRYAHDNPDFDAVVPLCEGVPEPLFAIYNKAVLPVMEKSLKGGQKSLKILLKEINTKYIDGSDFTVGNCKNNCFININTLENLKEIEDCL
- a CDS encoding tetratricopeptide repeat protein, which codes for MNGMKNISEKLKRNKTLQAVLILTLAFAAYSNTLNVPFQMDDAGNIINNALIKDYRNFINPFAIGSGTMEYGFKSRFAGYFTFALNYWISGADVFSYHVFNIAVHMVNSLLVLILVKLLLNTPLFSDNCKDIAAYKYLPFLTAMVFALHPVQTQAVTYIVQRLTSLCSLFYLAAVVLYITARVSTSKKRFFYYALSAISAVLAMKTKETAFTLPFMLTLIEFSFFTDNFKRKLKNLFPFYLTLIIIPLTLYGGSAKTGGALAESLSVVSYDEISRGDYLRTQFPVIVRYLKLLCLPIGQNLDYDFPVFKSFFNLRVLLSFLLLLGIFLFALYLYKISKSHPIAKLAGFGILWFFLALSVESSVIPIADVIFEHRLYLPSVGLFLTVLMGVSYLTAKLERKNSGLKKYLIILTAVITLILLVLTYKRNSVWGNSVTLWQDTALKSPGKARPHNNFGNALFANGQIDAALKEYIEAVRLKPVYYEARYNLGKAYEKLKRTDLAEKQYVESIRLKPDFAEAFNNLAGIYEKRGDKPLAFSYYSKAVALKPDFPEAINNIGQMYESAGKFDAAMQRYQKALRVDPSYEATYNNLGNLYFKLRRFPEAISHYQRAIVLNPDFAEAHNNLGNCYDETGDLTEAITQYTLAVRLKPDFAEAHNNLGTAYARVGRVSEARQQYDEALKLKPNYGEAAYNLGLLKR